One stretch of Methanobacterium sp. DNA includes these proteins:
- a CDS encoding FprA family A-type flavoprotein yields MVSRIIKPGIYFTGVPDWDRRLFDEIIPLPDGTSYNSYIVQGSEKTALIDTADPSKKSDFLNNISKTNLKIDYIVSHHAEQDHSGLIPQVLEIYPDSKVLTSPKCKEFLKDLLLIEDEKFVTVEDGETVSLGNKTLKFIYTPWVHWPETIVTYLVEDRILFSCDFFGSHLATSDIFVRDEHMAYRAAKRYYAEIMMPFRMFIKKNMEKISALDIDMVAPSHGPVYNNPETIFEAYRNWISDRTKNEVIIPYVSMHGSTKEIVDYLVDLLIQNGITVKPFNLTVSDTGELALSLVDASTLVLATPTVLTGPHPSAVYAAYLVNALKPKLKFVSIIGSFGWGGRTVELLKGILTNVKAELLDPVIIKGFPKDDDFRRVDELAKEIIKKHREHELI; encoded by the coding sequence ATGGTTTCAAGGATAATTAAGCCCGGAATTTATTTTACTGGAGTACCGGATTGGGATAGAAGATTATTTGATGAAATAATCCCTCTTCCTGATGGAACAAGCTATAATTCCTATATTGTACAGGGGAGTGAAAAAACTGCCCTCATTGATACAGCTGATCCAAGTAAAAAAAGCGATTTTTTAAATAACATTTCAAAAACTAACCTTAAAATAGATTACATAGTTTCTCATCATGCAGAACAGGATCATTCTGGACTAATACCTCAAGTACTTGAAATCTACCCTGATTCAAAGGTTTTAACATCTCCAAAATGTAAAGAGTTCCTTAAAGACCTTCTTCTTATAGAAGATGAAAAATTCGTTACAGTTGAAGATGGAGAAACCGTATCTCTTGGAAATAAGACACTCAAATTCATATATACTCCATGGGTGCACTGGCCAGAAACCATTGTAACATACCTTGTAGAAGACAGAATTCTTTTTAGCTGCGATTTCTTTGGTTCACATCTTGCAACAAGTGATATATTTGTAAGAGATGAACATATGGCGTATAGAGCTGCAAAAAGGTATTACGCAGAAATAATGATGCCATTTAGAATGTTTATCAAAAAAAACATGGAAAAAATCAGTGCACTGGACATTGATATGGTAGCACCAAGCCACGGGCCTGTATATAACAATCCAGAAACTATTTTTGAAGCTTACAGGAACTGGATATCAGATAGGACCAAAAATGAAGTTATAATACCCTATGTATCAATGCATGGAAGTACAAAAGAAATAGTTGATTACCTTGTAGATTTACTGATTCAAAATGGAATAACAGTAAAACCCTTCAATTTAACTGTATCAGATACAGGAGAGTTAGCTTTGAGTTTGGTAGATGCATCAACACTGGTACTTGCCACTCCAACAGTTCTAACCGGGCCTCACCCCAGTGCAGTTTACGCTGCATATCTTGTAAACGCTTTAAAACCTAAATTGAAGTTTGTTTCAATAATAGGTTCTTTTGGATGGGGTGGAAGGACAGTAGAACTGCTTAAAGGAATTTTGACTAATGTGAAGGCTGAACTACTTGATCCTGTTATCATTAAAGGATTTCCAAAGGATGATGACTTTAGAAGGGTAGATGAACTGGCTAAAGAGATAATAAAAAAGCATAGAGAGCATGAGTTGATTTAG
- a CDS encoding ferritin — translation MLKKSVLKALNLQLNAELYSAYLYLSMEAYFESVDLNGFSKWMRAQVQEELFHAMKFYDYIVQRGGRVTLSAIEKPQIEWESPLAVFEHVYAHEQKVTGLINDLVDLSISKSDHATGNFLQWFVAEQVEEEESANRVLQRVKLTGDSKSGLFMLDSELGQRVFTPPASKEE, via the coding sequence ATGTTAAAAAAATCGGTTTTAAAAGCTTTGAATCTGCAATTGAATGCAGAACTATATTCTGCATATTTATACCTGTCGATGGAGGCCTATTTTGAATCTGTTGACCTCAATGGATTTTCAAAATGGATGCGGGCACAGGTACAGGAAGAATTATTCCATGCAATGAAATTCTATGACTACATAGTTCAAAGAGGGGGGAGAGTAACATTATCTGCTATAGAAAAGCCCCAGATAGAATGGGAATCTCCCTTAGCTGTATTTGAACATGTTTATGCACATGAACAGAAAGTCACAGGCTTAATCAACGATCTTGTTGATCTATCGATTTCAAAAAGCGATCATGCAACAGGTAACTTCCTCCAGTGGTTTGTAGCAGAGCAGGTTGAGGAGGAAGAGTCAGCAAACAGAGTTTTACAGAGAGTTAAACTTACAGGAGACTCAAAAAGCGGTTTGTTCATGCTTGACAGTGAATTAGGGCAGAGAGTATTCACTCCACCAGCGTCAAAGGAAGAATAA
- a CDS encoding peroxiredoxin, with amino-acid sequence MSSKVKIYEVRKTKKVDEGVTGGIPLIGDPFPKIKNVKTTRGIMKLPKEFKGKWFVLFSHPADFTPVCTTEFMEFQRNYINFKILKCELIGLSIDQVFSHHKWIEWIKEKFNVRIDFPVIADTGEIAAKLGLVHPAKGSSTVRAVFIVDPEGIIRTIIYYPQELGRSVEEVLRAVEGLRVADDEGVAMPAEWPRNRFFGSNVIIPPAQDEETIKKRLKDAETGEYQCVDWWLCHKPWFKKFKTSKWREI; translated from the coding sequence ATGTCCAGCAAAGTGAAAATATATGAAGTAAGGAAGACTAAAAAGGTTGATGAAGGAGTAACTGGTGGAATACCCTTAATAGGTGACCCCTTTCCAAAAATTAAAAATGTAAAAACAACAAGAGGTATTATGAAACTTCCTAAGGAATTTAAAGGTAAATGGTTTGTTTTATTCAGCCATCCTGCAGATTTCACTCCAGTATGTACCACTGAGTTCATGGAATTTCAAAGAAATTACATCAATTTCAAGATATTAAAATGTGAATTAATCGGTCTAAGCATTGATCAGGTGTTTTCCCATCATAAATGGATAGAATGGATAAAGGAAAAATTCAATGTAAGGATAGACTTCCCGGTAATAGCAGATACAGGCGAAATAGCAGCTAAACTTGGTCTGGTTCATCCAGCAAAGGGATCCAGTACAGTAAGAGCAGTTTTCATTGTTGATCCAGAGGGGATCATTAGAACAATAATATATTACCCTCAGGAGCTTGGAAGAAGTGTGGAAGAAGTTTTAAGGGCTGTTGAAGGTTTAAGGGTTGCAGATGATGAAGGGGTGGCCATGCCTGCAGAATGGCCGAGAAACAGATTCTTTGGAAGCAATGTTATTATTCCACCAGCACAGGACGAAGAAACAATTAAAAAAAGGCTTAAAGATGCAGAAACTGGTGAATATCAGTGTGTTGATTGGTGGCTCTGCCATAAACCATGGTTTAAAAAATTCAAAACATCAAAATGGAGAGAAATTTAA